The nucleotide sequence AGCAGCTTTCGGGCTCGCCGTTCACAGCGCCGCGCGGCACCAATGAGCGCTCCTGGCTCTATCGCATCCGTCCCTCGGTGAAGCATTCGGGCCGCTTCGAGAAGGTCGATGCCGGCCTGTGGCGCTCGGCGCCGTGCCATGAATACGATCTGCCGATCGCGCAGCTTCGCTGGGATCCGGCGCCGATCCCGAAGGAAGAGATCACCTTCCTTCAGGGCGTGCAGACCATGACGACGGCCGGCGACGTCAACACGCAAGGAGGCATGGCCGCGCACGTCTATCTCATCACCAAGTCGATGGTGGACCAGCACTTCTACAATGCCGATGGCGAGATGCTGTTCGTGCTACAGCAGGGCAATTTGCGCTTCGTCACCGAGTTCGGCCGCATCGACGCCGAGCCCGGCGAGATCGTGGTGATCCCGCGCGGCGTAAAATTCCGCGTGGAGATTTTGAATGGGCCGGCGCGCGGCTATCTCTGCGAAAACTATGGCGGCGCCTTCACGCTGCCGGAGCGCGGCCCGATCGGCGCCAATTGCCTTGCCAATGCGCGCGACTTCCTGACGCCGGTCGCAAGCTACGAGGACAAGGACACGCCGACCGAGCTCTTCGTGAAATGGGGCGGCTCGCTGTTCAAGACCACGCTGCCGCATTCGCCGATCGACGTCGTCGCCTGGCACGGCAATTACGCGCCGTACAAATACGATTTGCGCACCTTCTCGCCGGTCGGCGCGATCGCGTTCGATCATCCTGATCCGTCGATCTTCACGGTGCTGACCTCGCCGTCGGAGACGGCGGGCACTGCGAATATCGACTTCGTCATCTTCCCCGAGCGCTGGTTGGTCGCCGACAACACCTTCCGTCCGCCCTGGTACCACATGAACATCATGAGTGAGTTCATGGGCCTGATCTACGGCGTCTACGACGCCAAGCCGCAAGGTTTTGTCCCCGGCGGCATAAGCTTGCACAATTGCATGCTGCCGCACGGTCCCGATCGTGAGGCCTTCGACCACGCCAGCAACAGCGAATTGAAGCCGGTGAAGCTGACGGGCACCATGGCCTTCATGTTCGAGACCCGCTACCCGCAGCGCGTTACCGCGCACGCCGCGCAATCGTCGACGTTGCAGGACGATTACGCGGAGTGCTGGAAGGGACTTGAGAAGCGGTTCGATCCGAGCCGACGGTAGTGTTCCACCCTCTCCCCTTGTGGGAGAGGGTGGCTCGCCGCGTAGCGGCGAGACGGGTGAGGGGTCTGTCTCCGCGAGTGAACCTCTCTCATTCGGGCACGCGGATAGAGCCCCTCATCCGGCGCCGTAGCCGATGCAAAGCATCGGCGTTCTAAGGACGGCGGCCGAAGGCCGCCTACGCCACCTTCTCCCACAAGGGGAGAAGGAAGAAAGGACCAAGCCAAAAGTGACAACGCACCCCAACGATCCCAGCCTCCGCTCCTTCATCGACGTCGATCCCGCCTCCGACTTCCCGATCCAGAACCTGCCCTATGGCGTGTTCTCGACCGCGGCCTCTCCGTCGCCGCGCGTTGGTGTAGCGATCGGCAACTACGTGCTCGACCTCTGGGCGCTCGAGCAGGATTGCCGGCTCGATGTCGGCCCGCTCGGCGTGTTCTCCGCGCCCTCGCTCAATCCGTTCATGGCGCTCGGGCCAAAGGTCTGGGCCAAGACGCGGGCGCGGATCAGCGAGCTGCTGCGTCATGATCACCCCGAGCTGCGCGACAACGAGGACCTGCGCAAACAAGCGCTGGTGCCGATGCGCGATGTGCGGCTGCATTTGCCGTTCACCGTCTCCGGCTACACCGACTTCTATTCGTCGAAAGAGCACGCCACCAATGTCGGTGTGATGTTCCGCGGCAAGGACAACGCGCTGCAGCCGAACTGGCTCTACATGCCGATTGGCTACAACGGCCGCGCCTCCACCGTCGTGGTGTCCGGTACGCAAGTGAAGCGCCCGCGCGGGCAGTTGAAGCCGCCGACCGCCGAGGTGCCGAGCTTTGCGCCCTGCAAGCGGCTCGATTTCGAGCTGGAGATGGGCGTCGTGGTCGGCCAGCCCTCGCCGATCGGCGGCATGCTGACCGAGAGCCAGGCCGAGGAAATGATCTTCGGCTTCGTGCTGCTCAACGACTGGAGCGCGCGCGACATCCAGCACTGGGAATACGTGCCGCTCGGGCCGTTCCTGGCCAAGGCATTCGCGACCTCGATCAGCCCGTGGGTGGTGACGCGCGAGGCGCTGGAGCCATTCCGGCTCAACGGACCCGAGCAGAGCCCGGCGCCGCTGGATTATCTTAGGCAAGCTCGGCCGCAGAACTATGACCTCGAGCTCGACGTCTTCTTGCGCGCCGCCGGCGCGAACGCGCCCGCCAGCATCAGCCGCACCAATTTCAAATACATGTACTGGTCCTCGGTGCAGCAATTGATGCACCACGCCTCCAGCGGCTGCGCCATGAATGTCGGCGATCTCTTGGGGGCCGGCACGATCTCCGGTCCGGAGAAGAACCAGCGCGGCAGCCTTTTGGAGATTGGCTGGAACGGCACCGAACCGGTGGAATTGCCCGGCGGCGTCAAGCGCTCGTTCCTGGAAGACGGCGACAGCCTCGTCATGCGTGGCTGGTGCCAGGGTAACGGCTATCGCGTCGGGTTCGGCGAGGTCGAAGGGACGATCTTGCCGGCGGAGTGAGCTCAGTCGTTGCCACATCCTCCGTCATTGCGAGCGCAGCGAAGCAATCCAGAGTCTTTCCGCGGAGGGATTCTGGATTGCTTCGTCGCAAGAGCTCCTCGCAATGACGATATGGCGAAAGCCTACCGCTTCTCCGGCGGCACGTCGCGTATCCTGGCGCAGTGCGCCGCGACGTC is from Bradyrhizobium sp. ISRA430 and encodes:
- the hmgA gene encoding homogentisate 1,2-dioxygenase, which produces MNINTSPDQIVRSTGQVTPGYMSGFGNSFETEALPGALPMGRNSPQRCAYGLYAEQLSGSPFTAPRGTNERSWLYRIRPSVKHSGRFEKVDAGLWRSAPCHEYDLPIAQLRWDPAPIPKEEITFLQGVQTMTTAGDVNTQGGMAAHVYLITKSMVDQHFYNADGEMLFVLQQGNLRFVTEFGRIDAEPGEIVVIPRGVKFRVEILNGPARGYLCENYGGAFTLPERGPIGANCLANARDFLTPVASYEDKDTPTELFVKWGGSLFKTTLPHSPIDVVAWHGNYAPYKYDLRTFSPVGAIAFDHPDPSIFTVLTSPSETAGTANIDFVIFPERWLVADNTFRPPWYHMNIMSEFMGLIYGVYDAKPQGFVPGGISLHNCMLPHGPDREAFDHASNSELKPVKLTGTMAFMFETRYPQRVTAHAAQSSTLQDDYAECWKGLEKRFDPSRR
- the fahA gene encoding fumarylacetoacetase, which gives rise to MTTHPNDPSLRSFIDVDPASDFPIQNLPYGVFSTAASPSPRVGVAIGNYVLDLWALEQDCRLDVGPLGVFSAPSLNPFMALGPKVWAKTRARISELLRHDHPELRDNEDLRKQALVPMRDVRLHLPFTVSGYTDFYSSKEHATNVGVMFRGKDNALQPNWLYMPIGYNGRASTVVVSGTQVKRPRGQLKPPTAEVPSFAPCKRLDFELEMGVVVGQPSPIGGMLTESQAEEMIFGFVLLNDWSARDIQHWEYVPLGPFLAKAFATSISPWVVTREALEPFRLNGPEQSPAPLDYLRQARPQNYDLELDVFLRAAGANAPASISRTNFKYMYWSSVQQLMHHASSGCAMNVGDLLGAGTISGPEKNQRGSLLEIGWNGTEPVELPGGVKRSFLEDGDSLVMRGWCQGNGYRVGFGEVEGTILPAE